From the Canis lupus baileyi chromosome 37, mCanLup2.hap1, whole genome shotgun sequence genome, one window contains:
- the UBD gene encoding LOW QUALITY PROTEIN: ubiquitin D (The sequence of the model RefSeq protein was modified relative to this genomic sequence to represent the inferred CDS: inserted 2 bases in 2 codons), which produces MASSTSCLHVTVHSEEGTSTTFTVNERDRVKKVSEHVWAKTKVAVQYQVLLLGSKTLNPQRKLSSSGIDKEMTIHLTLKVVKPSDEELPLVLVESDDEXERHLFQVQKSSSLAQVKXIIETKTAIMPKKQIVTCNGKRLEDGRIMADYGIRRGNELFLTAYHIGGGPARDGSCKEQKSLLLALIPSSSCDDFPKGTRKINSKV; this is translated from the exons ATGGCATCCAGTACTTCCTGCCTCCAT GTGACAGTCCATTCTGAGGAAGGCACATCAACGACCTTCACTGTTAATGAGAGGGACAGAGTGAAGAAGGTCAGTGAACATGTCTGGGCTAAGACCAAGGTTGCCGTGCAGTACCAGGTACTTCTGCTGGGCTCCAAGACTCTAAATCCCCAGAGGAAACTGTCATCATCTGGCATTGACAAGGAGATGACCATCCACCTCACTCTGAAGGTGGTGAAACCCAGTGATGAGGAGTTGCCCTTGGTTCTGGTGGAGTCAGATGATG GGGAGAGGCACCTCTTCCAGGTGCAAAAGTCCAGCTCATTGGCCCAGGTAA TGATAATAGAGACTAAGACCGCTATAATGCCTAAGAAACAGATTGTGACTTGCAATGGCAAGAGGCTGGAAGATGGGAGGATCATGGCGGATTATGGCATCAGAAGGGGCAACGAACTCTTCTTGACAGCCTACCACATTGGGGGTGGGCCCGCCAGGGATGGCTCATGTAAGGAGCAGAAGAGCTTACTGCTAGCTCTTATTCCATCCTCATCCTGTGATGATTTCCCCAAAGGAACGAGGAAGATAAATAGCAAAGTTTAG